In a genomic window of Virgibacillus sp. SK37:
- a CDS encoding acetate kinase yields MSNVLAVNAGSSSLKFQLFQMPEEIVLAKGLTERIGLKDSIFTLEIGDNKEKTIQDIPNHEIAVKQVLHALTSSGVIQSLDEINAVGHRVVHGGERFSDSVPITDDVIQSIEELSELAPLHNPANLTGIVAFKEVLPEVPMVAVFDTAFHQTMPESSYLYSLPYEYYKDYGIRKYGFHGTSHKYVSQRAAELLNMPVEQLRLISCHLGNGASIAAIQEGKSIDTSMGFTPLAGVTMGTRSGNIDPALIPYVMEKTGKTAEEVIHVLNKESGMLALSGFSSDLRDIEQQAKDNDRAELALEVFAGRIHKYLGSYAAKMSGVDAIIFTAGVGENSDVVREKVLHGLEFMGVYWDPSRNKVRGQERFINYPHSPVKVIVIPTNEEVMIARDTVEKVLNK; encoded by the coding sequence ATGAGTAATGTATTAGCTGTTAATGCGGGTAGCTCCTCACTAAAGTTCCAATTATTTCAAATGCCTGAGGAAATTGTGCTTGCAAAGGGACTAACAGAGCGCATTGGCTTAAAGGATTCCATTTTCACATTGGAAATAGGAGATAATAAGGAAAAAACAATTCAGGATATACCAAATCACGAAATCGCTGTTAAACAGGTTCTGCACGCTTTAACAAGCTCAGGAGTAATTCAAAGCCTTGATGAAATTAATGCGGTAGGTCATCGCGTGGTGCATGGTGGAGAACGCTTTAGTGATTCTGTACCTATTACAGATGACGTTATTCAAAGTATTGAAGAACTTTCTGAGCTTGCCCCATTACACAACCCTGCTAATTTGACAGGAATAGTAGCGTTTAAAGAAGTACTACCTGAAGTTCCAATGGTGGCCGTGTTTGATACTGCTTTCCATCAGACAATGCCAGAGTCATCTTATTTATACAGCCTTCCATATGAATACTATAAAGATTATGGCATTCGTAAATATGGTTTCCATGGAACTTCACATAAATACGTATCTCAGCGTGCTGCTGAATTATTAAATATGCCAGTAGAACAGTTGCGTCTCATTTCTTGTCATTTAGGTAACGGGGCAAGTATTGCAGCAATTCAAGAAGGAAAATCTATTGATACATCAATGGGATTTACTCCACTGGCAGGTGTTACGATGGGAACACGTTCAGGTAACATAGATCCAGCACTTATTCCATATGTTATGGAGAAAACGGGAAAAACGGCAGAAGAAGTCATCCATGTATTAAATAAAGAAAGTGGAATGTTGGCATTATCCGGATTTTCAAGTGATTTACGGGATATTGAACAGCAGGCTAAAGATAATGACCGGGCAGAACTAGCATTGGAGGTTTTTGCTGGGCGAATCCATAAATACCTTGGTTCCTATGCAGCAAAAATGTCAGGTGTTGATGCGATAATCTTCACAGCAGGTGTAGGCGAGAATAGTGATGTTGTAAGGGAAAAGGTACTTCATGGATTGGAATTTATGGGCGTGTATTGGGACCCTTCAAGAAACAAGGTAAGGGGACAGGAAAGATTTATCAATTACCCACATTCACCTGTTAAAGTTATCGTCATCCCTACAAATGAAGAAGTAATGATTGCAAGGGATACAGTGGAAAAAGTTCTGAACAAGTAG
- the tpx gene encoding thiol peroxidase — MANVTFQQNPVTLVGQEIKVGDSAPDFTALSNDLNEVSLKEYQGKVKLISVVPSIDTGVCALQTKRFNEEAEKIGNVKVLTVSMDLPFAQDRWVKKHEINKLDTLSDHRDADFGEKYGVLIKELRLLARTIFVVDSNDIVTYTEYVKEVSDHPDYDAALEAAKKAD, encoded by the coding sequence ATGGCAAATGTTACATTCCAACAAAATCCGGTAACGTTAGTAGGTCAAGAAATTAAAGTTGGTGACAGTGCGCCTGATTTCACGGCTCTTTCCAATGATCTAAATGAAGTATCACTGAAAGAATATCAAGGTAAAGTAAAATTAATAAGTGTAGTTCCATCTATTGATACAGGAGTTTGTGCACTTCAGACAAAGCGGTTTAATGAGGAAGCTGAGAAGATTGGCAATGTAAAGGTATTGACTGTTAGTATGGATTTACCTTTTGCACAAGACCGTTGGGTGAAAAAACATGAAATTAACAAATTAGACACATTATCTGATCATCGAGATGCGGATTTTGGTGAAAAATACGGTGTGCTTATTAAAGAATTGCGCCTGCTCGCAAGGACTATATTTGTTGTAGATTCTAATGATATAGTCACCTATACGGAATATGTCAAGGAAGTGAGCGATCACCCTGACTATGATGCAGCGCTGGAAGCTGCCAAAAAAGCAGATTAG
- a CDS encoding universal stress protein produces MEYKHIVVAVDGSEASEKAFKKSLDIVKRNNARLILAHVVDSRTFATAEAYDRTLAERAEEYAKDLLDNYVEHAKAAGIKNLVRCVEYGSPKVKIAKEIAQDFEADLIICGATGMSAVERFLIGSVSESITRYANCDVLVIR; encoded by the coding sequence ATGGAATATAAACATATTGTAGTAGCCGTGGATGGTTCCGAAGCGTCTGAAAAAGCGTTCAAGAAATCATTAGACATTGTTAAACGTAACAATGCTAGACTTATTCTCGCACATGTTGTAGATTCCCGAACCTTTGCCACTGCAGAAGCATACGATCGAACACTTGCTGAGCGTGCTGAAGAATATGCGAAGGACTTATTGGATAATTATGTGGAACATGCAAAGGCAGCAGGAATTAAAAATCTTGTCCGATGTGTAGAATATGGTTCCCCTAAAGTTAAAATAGCAAAAGAAATTGCTCAAGATTTTGAAGCAGACCTAATCATTTGTGGTGCCACTGGAATGAGTGCAGTTGAACGTTTCTTAATTGGTAGTGTTTCCGAAAGCATTACACGCTATGCAAACTGTGACGTCTTAGTAATCCGGTAA
- a CDS encoding cysteine desulfurase family protein — MIYLDNSATTIPDPSVIKSFEQASAQFFANPSSIHQLGGQSEQLLTKAKNQVASILDVTPSEVIFTSGGTEGNNTAIKGIALEHHKRGKHIITTEIEHPSVYDACKSLEDLGFDVTYLPVNKNGVISIEDLEAAIRKDTILISIMHVNNEIGTIQPIEKIGEICKQYPKLFLHVDHVQGFGKVPLDLKNCGIDLCTLSGHKIHGLKGTGILYMRQGVKLFPLFHGGNQEQSFRSGTENLAGAVSLGKALRLIKEKEQTQGAELKSLQAMLREKLTEIAEVQINTPPDAAPHIMNFSVPGTKPEVIIHMLGEQEIYISTKSACSSKQKEESRILLACGHSKERASSAYRVSMSYSTTKEDILQFADYLQKAINQFRKVME, encoded by the coding sequence ATGATTTATTTGGATAACAGTGCAACTACTATACCGGACCCATCTGTAATAAAAAGCTTTGAACAGGCGTCAGCACAGTTTTTTGCTAACCCATCGTCCATTCATCAATTAGGAGGACAATCGGAACAACTTCTGACAAAAGCAAAGAACCAGGTAGCGTCAATCCTTGATGTCACCCCATCAGAAGTTATCTTCACATCCGGTGGGACGGAAGGCAATAATACAGCAATTAAAGGAATTGCTTTAGAGCACCATAAACGGGGAAAGCACATTATTACTACAGAGATTGAGCATCCATCTGTTTATGATGCATGTAAAAGCTTGGAGGATCTAGGATTTGATGTCACTTATTTACCAGTAAATAAAAATGGTGTAATATCTATAGAGGACTTAGAAGCTGCTATTCGGAAAGATACAATATTAATTAGTATTATGCATGTGAACAATGAAATTGGCACCATTCAACCAATTGAAAAAATAGGGGAAATATGCAAGCAATATCCAAAGCTATTTCTTCATGTAGATCATGTTCAGGGCTTTGGAAAGGTTCCTTTAGACTTAAAGAATTGTGGAATAGATCTTTGTACTTTATCAGGGCATAAGATACATGGCTTAAAAGGAACGGGTATACTATATATGAGACAAGGCGTAAAACTGTTTCCCTTATTTCATGGTGGTAACCAAGAACAGTCTTTTCGCTCAGGGACAGAAAACCTGGCAGGAGCAGTTTCTTTGGGGAAAGCTCTTAGGCTTATCAAGGAGAAAGAGCAAACTCAAGGAGCAGAGCTAAAAAGCTTACAAGCAATGCTTAGAGAAAAATTAACTGAAATTGCTGAGGTACAAATTAATACACCTCCTGACGCTGCTCCTCACATCATGAATTTTTCCGTTCCGGGCACAAAACCAGAAGTGATTATTCATATGCTTGGTGAGCAAGAAATATATATTTCCACTAAATCTGCTTGTTCGTCAAAACAAAAAGAAGAGAGCAGGATTTTACTTGCATGCGGGCATTCGAAGGAGCGAGCATCATCTGCTTACCGTGTCAGCATGTCTTATTCAACTACAAAGGAAGATATCCTGCAATTCGCGGATTATCTTCAAAAAGCAATAAACCAATTTAGAAAAGTAATGGAGTAG
- the thiI gene encoding tRNA uracil 4-sulfurtransferase ThiI, translated as MQYDHILIRYGEMALKGKNRKMFILKLQENIQHKLNDFPNVKVKRTQGRMFILLNGHEPDPIIERCKHIFGIQSMSLAIKVENEESAIKEAALFALKKNPSIQTFKITVKRINKDFPIRSQEMNQHLGRYLLTNTDNYTVDVHQPDMEIRVEIRLEATYITSSVIKGAGGLPVGTSGKSLLLLSGGIDSPVAGYLAMKRGVQIEAIHFHSPPFTSERAKQKVLDLAKQLTKFGKSIHVHIVPFTKLQQEIFRTMPDGYAMTIMRRMMMRISEQVCEQQSILSLTTGENLGQVASQTMESMNAINEVTTYPIIRPLITMDKSDIINISQEIGTYETSILPYEDCCTIFVPKSPKTKPKREKASHFEQKNDFSELLREAVEGIETIKVTTKDDKKDMLDDLL; from the coding sequence ATGCAATATGACCATATATTAATCCGGTATGGAGAAATGGCTCTTAAAGGAAAAAACAGAAAGATGTTTATACTAAAACTGCAGGAGAATATTCAGCATAAGCTCAATGATTTTCCTAATGTGAAAGTGAAACGGACGCAGGGAAGGATGTTCATCTTGCTGAATGGACACGAACCTGATCCAATTATTGAAAGATGTAAGCATATTTTTGGAATTCAAAGTATGAGCTTAGCCATAAAAGTGGAAAATGAAGAAAGTGCTATTAAAGAGGCGGCATTATTTGCTTTGAAAAAAAACCCATCTATTCAAACATTTAAAATTACAGTAAAGCGGATTAATAAAGATTTTCCAATACGATCACAGGAAATGAATCAACATTTGGGTCGTTATTTACTTACTAATACGGATAACTATACCGTTGATGTGCATCAACCTGACATGGAAATAAGAGTAGAGATCCGACTGGAGGCAACCTACATCACTTCTAGTGTAATAAAAGGTGCTGGCGGGCTTCCCGTAGGTACATCAGGAAAATCACTACTTTTACTCTCGGGAGGAATTGATAGTCCAGTAGCCGGTTACTTGGCTATGAAACGCGGAGTACAGATTGAGGCTATTCATTTCCATTCCCCACCGTTTACGAGTGAAAGAGCGAAACAAAAAGTGCTCGATCTTGCAAAACAATTGACCAAGTTTGGTAAATCCATTCACGTCCACATTGTTCCTTTTACAAAATTACAACAGGAAATTTTCAGAACGATGCCAGATGGTTATGCAATGACTATTATGCGTCGGATGATGATGCGGATTAGTGAACAGGTTTGTGAACAGCAATCGATCTTATCGTTGACAACTGGAGAGAATTTGGGTCAGGTTGCTAGTCAGACAATGGAAAGTATGAATGCAATAAATGAAGTAACAACTTATCCGATTATCCGTCCACTTATCACAATGGATAAATCGGATATCATCAACATTTCCCAGGAAATTGGCACATATGAGACCTCCATCTTACCTTATGAGGATTGTTGTACTATATTTGTTCCTAAGTCTCCCAAAACGAAACCAAAGCGTGAGAAAGCAAGTCATTTTGAACAGAAAAATGATTTTAGTGAGTTGCTAAGGGAAGCAGTAGAAGGAATTGAGACTATAAAGGTAACAACAAAAGATGATAAAAAGGATATGTTAGATGATCTCCTTTAA
- a CDS encoding DUF2953 domain-containing protein, whose protein sequence is MLWIVIISALTIILLSLLIAKINLKLQLVYSKNEQYLYMELFLFKLKLYRRKTLFHSYSENKSIELDNYPVTLNEWKQLLQSSSKLLTFLLSNIQFKKLTWRTAGGAGDACITGTVTGLIWSLKGIIIGQLVEKSNLKCEPFINVEPHFQQTFFQTELTCMVSIRIGKAIHVFFKGLRLISKEKSENNYRKRRILEWKSILFKA, encoded by the coding sequence ATGCTTTGGATTGTAATCATTTCTGCTCTGACTATCATTCTGTTGTCTTTATTAATTGCAAAAATTAATTTGAAGCTGCAGTTAGTTTATTCAAAAAATGAACAGTACCTATATATGGAACTTTTCTTATTTAAATTAAAATTATATAGAAGAAAGACATTGTTTCACTCTTATTCAGAGAATAAATCAATCGAGTTGGACAACTATCCTGTTACGTTGAATGAATGGAAGCAATTACTTCAATCTTCAAGTAAATTACTAACCTTTCTATTGAGTAATATACAATTCAAAAAGTTAACATGGCGAACTGCAGGTGGAGCGGGGGATGCTTGTATTACAGGAACGGTTACTGGGCTTATATGGTCATTAAAAGGGATTATTATCGGGCAATTAGTTGAAAAAAGTAACTTGAAATGTGAGCCATTTATAAATGTTGAACCACATTTTCAACAGACTTTTTTTCAAACTGAGCTAACATGCATGGTTTCTATTCGAATTGGGAAAGCTATACACGTATTTTTTAAAGGATTGCGGCTTATCTCTAAGGAAAAGAGTGAAAATAATTATAGAAAGAGGAGGATTTTAGAATGGAAGAGCATCCTATTCAAGGCTTAA
- the ytfJ gene encoding GerW family sporulation protein, whose amino-acid sequence MEEHPIQGLMTTAMENLKDMVEVNTIIGDPVESPDGSMIIPVSKVGFGFAAGGSEFGANASQGDSEAALPFGGGSGGGVSITPVAFLIVSKNGIKMVHLDQQTHIYEKMLHSAPQVVEKIQQILKETNSKNKQAPKKNEGNKEGTESQSHYDI is encoded by the coding sequence ATGGAAGAGCATCCTATTCAAGGCTTAATGACAACTGCTATGGAAAACTTAAAAGATATGGTAGAAGTTAATACAATCATTGGGGACCCAGTTGAATCTCCGGATGGAAGTATGATTATTCCAGTGTCCAAGGTTGGATTTGGTTTTGCGGCGGGAGGAAGCGAATTTGGAGCAAATGCATCGCAAGGAGATTCAGAAGCTGCACTACCTTTTGGTGGAGGTAGTGGTGGAGGAGTATCGATAACTCCTGTAGCTTTTCTAATCGTTAGTAAGAATGGAATAAAAATGGTTCACTTGGACCAACAGACACATATTTATGAAAAGATGCTTCACTCAGCACCTCAAGTGGTAGAGAAGATACAACAGATTTTAAAGGAAACAAACAGTAAAAATAAACAAGCCCCGAAAAAAAATGAAGGAAATAAGGAAGGAACTGAATCACAAAGTCACTATGATATATAA
- a CDS encoding class I SAM-dependent methyltransferase: protein MKKTNVEILYEWLDNTAGIIQQHVNEPYLDSLIYTMEILFEKHIPEDLDEVFSQKLQNNLDQVDITSYKTEEIRKGIQLAVLKGMKDSTQQQHLMTPETVALLVGYLAEKLTADKEEVRLFDPAGGTGNLVTTVMEHLKEKKLIAFAGEVDPTLIQLAVLSANLQQKSIEFFHQDSLRPFLLDPVDLIIADLPVGYYPDDVQADTYELKAENGNSYAHHLFIEQAMNYTKPGGYLIFVVPDFIFNSDQSDKLHAYLQEHSHITGVIRLPESAFKSEKNIKSILVLQKKGQDTRSPKQPLLAQMPSFKNTTGMSDILNQMNDWFVTYQKEMKGNE from the coding sequence ATGAAAAAAACAAACGTGGAAATACTATATGAATGGTTGGATAATACTGCGGGTATCATACAGCAGCATGTGAATGAGCCCTACTTGGACAGTTTAATATATACGATGGAAATTTTGTTTGAAAAGCATATTCCCGAAGATTTAGATGAAGTATTTTCCCAAAAACTACAAAATAATCTAGATCAAGTTGACATTACTTCTTACAAAACAGAGGAGATTCGAAAAGGGATTCAGCTTGCCGTGTTAAAAGGTATGAAGGATTCTACACAACAACAGCACCTTATGACACCGGAAACCGTTGCCCTACTTGTTGGTTATCTTGCGGAAAAATTAACTGCTGATAAAGAAGAAGTGCGTTTATTCGACCCTGCTGGCGGGACAGGAAATTTAGTAACAACGGTAATGGAACATTTAAAAGAAAAGAAACTAATTGCTTTTGCTGGAGAAGTAGATCCTACTCTGATCCAATTAGCCGTTTTAAGTGCAAATTTACAACAAAAAAGTATTGAATTCTTTCATCAAGATAGTTTACGTCCATTTTTACTTGACCCGGTTGATTTAATTATCGCAGATCTCCCGGTTGGATACTATCCCGATGATGTCCAGGCAGATACATATGAGCTAAAAGCAGAGAATGGTAACTCATATGCCCATCATTTATTTATTGAACAAGCAATGAACTATACAAAGCCTGGAGGCTACTTGATTTTTGTCGTACCGGATTTTATTTTTAATAGTGATCAATCTGACAAACTACATGCTTATTTACAAGAGCACTCCCATATTACTGGAGTCATTCGTTTGCCAGAGAGTGCGTTTAAATCCGAAAAAAACATTAAGAGCATTCTGGTGCTGCAGAAGAAAGGTCAAGATACACGTTCACCTAAACAACCACTCTTGGCCCAAATGCCTTCCTTTAAAAATACAACAGGAATGAGTGATATACTTAATCAAATGAACGATTGGTTCGTCACATATCAAAAGGAGATGAAAGGTAATGAGTAA
- the ezrA gene encoding septation ring formation regulator EzrA, with translation MAYIIGIILVIIALIIIGLIMRKRIYDHVDRYEAWKMDIMGRNVAAHLSKIKTLNLSGETQEKFEAWKERWEFIITKELPDIEEHLFDAEESADRYRFSKAKKILHNVEEILQSIEKEIEKLLAEVDELLQSEESSRQEVEEILPHIKACRKKLSQNRYQYGKAEAHFDKEIDVLEKKLDNYYSLVEQGNYLEAKQIVDEIKLSLDQLEQQLEAFPRIYKLCKYELPSQLDNLYSGIKGMKEDGYRVEHLAFEKEIRTYQEQLLLMVKKLESGDLQNTESLIEDVEVRIKEMYQLLEKEALAKNYLDTQIPSYEESLGDINNAFLDTKLEVEKLKHAYYFEDHDMERYLMLENTIAKLKTELEELLLELDNEDTSHSKLREQVEQGFEQLKELNEKHDAFRKRVQNLRKDELEAKEKLIDIRNKLADTQRKLKKSNVPGVPQFIWDMIRKASDKNNRVMKVLEKQPLEMSNVQEALAEANDAVEHVIEQTNVMLDQAYLTEQVIQYANRYRSQYPLLAAKLAEAERLFRTYDYELALEHAAKAIEEIEPGALKKIEEFQQTAN, from the coding sequence ATGGCGTATATCATAGGAATAATTCTTGTAATCATTGCTCTAATTATTATTGGCCTAATCATGCGGAAACGAATATACGATCATGTTGACCGCTATGAGGCATGGAAAATGGATATTATGGGGAGAAATGTAGCTGCACATCTTAGTAAAATTAAAACATTAAACTTATCTGGGGAAACACAAGAAAAATTTGAAGCTTGGAAAGAACGCTGGGAATTTATTATTACTAAGGAATTACCAGATATTGAAGAACATTTGTTTGATGCAGAGGAAAGTGCAGACCGATACCGTTTTTCCAAAGCGAAGAAAATCTTACATAATGTAGAAGAAATTCTCCAATCAATTGAAAAAGAAATTGAGAAGTTGCTTGCAGAAGTAGACGAATTATTGCAATCAGAGGAATCCAGCAGACAAGAGGTAGAAGAAATATTACCACATATAAAAGCATGTAGAAAAAAACTTTCCCAAAATCGATATCAATATGGAAAGGCAGAGGCACATTTCGATAAAGAAATCGATGTGCTCGAGAAAAAATTGGATAACTACTATAGTCTGGTGGAGCAAGGAAATTATCTGGAGGCAAAACAGATTGTCGATGAGATTAAATTGAGTCTTGACCAATTGGAACAACAGTTGGAGGCATTTCCAAGAATATATAAATTATGTAAATATGAATTACCTTCACAACTAGACAATCTTTATAGTGGCATAAAAGGGATGAAAGAAGATGGTTACCGAGTAGAGCACCTGGCATTTGAAAAAGAAATTCGTACATATCAAGAGCAACTTTTATTAATGGTGAAAAAACTGGAATCTGGAGACTTACAAAATACGGAGTCACTCATAGAAGATGTGGAAGTACGGATTAAAGAGATGTATCAGTTGTTGGAAAAAGAAGCCCTTGCTAAAAACTACTTAGATACACAGATACCTAGCTATGAAGAGTCCTTAGGCGACATCAATAATGCCTTTCTTGATACAAAGCTGGAAGTGGAAAAATTAAAACATGCCTATTACTTTGAAGATCATGACATGGAACGTTATTTGATGTTGGAAAACACGATAGCTAAGCTCAAAACAGAGTTAGAAGAACTGTTACTGGAGTTAGACAATGAAGACACCTCTCATTCCAAGTTGCGTGAACAAGTGGAGCAGGGATTTGAGCAATTGAAGGAATTAAATGAAAAACATGATGCTTTTAGAAAACGAGTTCAAAATCTAAGGAAAGATGAACTTGAGGCAAAAGAAAAATTAATTGATATTCGCAATAAATTAGCAGATACTCAACGTAAACTAAAGAAAAGTAATGTGCCGGGAGTACCGCAGTTTATTTGGGATATGATAAGAAAAGCATCTGATAAAAACAATCGTGTCATGAAAGTACTCGAGAAACAGCCACTCGAAATGTCAAATGTACAAGAAGCTCTAGCAGAAGCAAATGATGCTGTTGAGCATGTAATTGAGCAAACTAATGTGATGTTGGATCAGGCTTACTTGACTGAACAGGTCATTCAATATGCGAATAGATATAGAAGTCAATATCCATTATTGGCTGCTAAGCTGGCTGAAGCTGAGCGATTATTTAGAACGTACGATTATGAACTTGCTTTAGAGCATGCAGCAAAGGCAATTGAAGAAATTGAACCAGGGGCTCTAAAGAAAATCGAGGAATTTCAGCAAACAGCAAACTAA
- a CDS encoding alpha/beta-type small acid-soluble spore protein — MANNNSNQLVVPGVQQALDQMKTEIASEFGVQLGADTTSRANGSVGGEITKRLVQMAEQQFGGQGQ, encoded by the coding sequence ATGGCAAACAACAATTCTAACCAATTAGTAGTTCCTGGTGTTCAACAAGCTTTAGATCAAATGAAAACTGAAATTGCTTCAGAATTTGGTGTGCAACTTGGTGCTGATACTACGTCTCGTGCCAACGGTTCTGTTGGAGGAGAAATTACAAAACGCCTAGTTCAAATGGCTGAACAGCAATTTGGTGGGCAAGGTCAATAA
- a CDS encoding NAD kinase has protein sequence MVARNKIYFYYAPDDTLDDKIASLRKVAEDEGFEFVDQAKDANIIVSIGGDGTFLQAVRKSGFRQDCLYTGITRTDESGLYCDFNLDNFNEMLHTIRNEEMEVRRFPVIKVEVNGETSFYCLNEVSVRSTIIKSIVIDVLIDDDYFETFRGDGLIVATPTGSTGYNKSTHGAVIDPKIPCIQVSELASINNNRYRTLGSSFVLNKDRKLTLRIRQDGNDYPIVGLDNEAYSIKNIQDLTISLEGNVIKTVKLKNNSYWDRVKRTFL, from the coding sequence ATGGTTGCTCGTAACAAAATTTATTTCTACTATGCCCCAGATGATACACTTGATGATAAAATTGCCTCATTAAGAAAAGTAGCTGAGGATGAAGGCTTTGAATTCGTGGACCAAGCCAAGGACGCGAATATTATTGTTAGCATAGGAGGAGACGGCACGTTCCTACAAGCAGTGCGAAAATCCGGTTTTAGACAGGATTGTTTATATACTGGCATCACCAGAACCGATGAGTCAGGTTTATACTGTGACTTTAATTTAGACAATTTTAACGAAATGCTCCATACGATCCGAAACGAAGAAATGGAAGTGCGGAGATTTCCGGTTATTAAAGTAGAAGTTAATGGGGAGACGTCCTTCTATTGTTTAAACGAGGTAAGTGTCCGTTCCACCATTATTAAATCCATTGTCATTGATGTACTTATTGATGATGACTATTTTGAAACTTTTCGTGGTGACGGCTTAATTGTAGCAACACCTACTGGAAGCACAGGCTATAATAAATCCACACATGGAGCAGTGATAGATCCTAAAATACCTTGTATCCAAGTATCTGAATTAGCATCAATAAACAATAATCGTTATCGTACACTTGGTTCATCCTTTGTACTTAATAAAGATCGCAAGCTTACTTTGCGGATTAGACAGGATGGAAATGATTATCCGATTGTAGGTTTAGATAATGAAGCATATTCGATAAAAAATATTCAAGATCTTACTATCTCCTTAGAAGGGAATGTAATTAAAACCGTTAAGTTAAAAAATAATTCGTACTGGGACCGTGTTAAAAGAACTTTCTTATAA
- a CDS encoding molybdenum cofactor biosynthesis protein B, with translation MSVTEHKQNNQPVNCMIITVSDTRTVETDKSGNLMQDLLEQAGHHVVMREIVPDEYSLIQKAVRAGCDHPHIEVVLTNGGTGIAGRDVTIEAVTAIFEKEIPGFGEIFRYLSYKEDIGSAAILSRAVAGVLGQTAIISTPGSSGAVKLAMNKLIIPEISHMSKEIKKDYK, from the coding sequence TTGTCGGTTACAGAGCATAAGCAAAATAATCAGCCTGTTAATTGTATGATCATCACAGTTAGTGACACACGCACGGTGGAGACAGATAAAAGTGGTAATTTAATGCAGGATTTATTAGAGCAAGCTGGGCACCATGTTGTAATGAGGGAGATTGTCCCTGATGAATATTCACTTATTCAAAAAGCAGTAAGGGCTGGTTGTGACCATCCTCATATTGAAGTAGTTTTGACGAATGGTGGCACAGGTATAGCTGGAAGGGATGTAACCATAGAAGCTGTTACAGCTATATTTGAAAAAGAGATACCAGGATTTGGGGAAATCTTCAGGTACTTAAGTTATAAAGAGGATATCGGATCTGCAGCTATATTATCACGAGCAGTAGCAGGAGTGCTTGGACAAACGGCAATTATATCTACTCCAGGCTCTTCTGGAGCAGTAAAACTAGCGATGAATAAGCTTATTATTCCAGAAATATCTCACATGAGCAAAGAGATTAAAAAGGACTATAAATAA
- the refZ gene encoding forespore capture DNA-binding protein RefZ has product MMKINASKQKVLEAASSLFFQKGFHGTSVRDIAEKASVNVSLISYYFKGKQGLLEYAVTHYYENYLTVIEETMEDVKTLSPLDQLKELIFHIIQYKQSNHQLSCFIQRELSLDSVFVREMAVTYLAKENYYIRNLFFTLIKDQKKNEDDRNYLLMQLKGMLITPYIMHNEWKNQVVGTYSHDIFVNKYARNIQQWLDFLAKENTKVTNQNTPR; this is encoded by the coding sequence CAAAAAGTCCTGGAAGCAGCTTCCTCTTTATTTTTCCAAAAAGGATTCCACGGTACTTCCGTGCGAGATATAGCAGAAAAAGCTTCTGTCAACGTATCCCTAATCAGTTATTATTTTAAAGGGAAACAGGGACTACTGGAATATGCTGTCACCCATTACTACGAGAATTATTTAACCGTGATAGAAGAAACAATGGAGGATGTAAAAACATTGTCTCCACTCGATCAGTTGAAAGAGCTAATTTTTCACATTATACAGTACAAGCAGAGTAATCATCAATTATCTTGTTTTATTCAACGGGAGCTATCTTTGGATTCCGTATTTGTGAGGGAAATGGCAGTTACATACTTAGCGAAAGAAAACTATTATATTCGCAATTTATTTTTCACCTTAATTAAAGATCAGAAAAAGAATGAAGACGATCGGAATTATTTACTTATGCAGTTAAAGGGGATGTTGATCACACCCTATATCATGCATAATGAATGGAAAAACCAAGTTGTCGGTACATATTCACATGATATCTTTGTCAATAAGTATGCACGAAATATACAACAATGGCTTGATTTTCTCGCAAAAGAAAATACGAAAGTTACAAATCAAAATACTCCTAGATAA